A genomic window from Glycine max cultivar Williams 82 chromosome 17, Glycine_max_v4.0, whole genome shotgun sequence includes:
- the LOC100790689 gene encoding serine/arginine-rich splicing factor 7-like isoform 1 (isoform 1 is encoded by transcript variant 1), translating into MSRVYVGNLDSRVTERDLEDEFRVFGVIRSVWVARRPPGYAFIDFDDRRDAQDAIRELDGKNGWRVELSHNSRGGGGGRGGRSGGSDLKCYECGEPGHFARECRMRGGSGRRRSRSPPRFRRSPSYGRRSYSPRGRSPRRRSLSPRGRSYSRSPPYRGREEVPYANGNGLRERRRSRS; encoded by the exons ATGTCTCGCGTGTATGTTGGTAACTTGGATTCACGAGTCACCGAGAGAGATCTCGAAGACGAATTCCGTGTTTTCGGAGTTATTCGGAG TGTTTGGGTTGCACGTAGACCACCTGGTTATGCTTTTATTGACTTTGATGACCGCAGAGATGCACAGGATGCTATCCGTGAATTGGATG GCAAGAATGGTTGGAGGGTTGAGCTTTCTCACAACTCTagaggtggaggtggtggtcGTGGTGGTCGCTCTGGTGGTTCTGATTTGAAATGTTACGAGTGTGGTGAACCTGGTCATTTTGCTCGTGAATGTCGCATGCGTGGTGGTTCAGGAAGACGCCGTAGCCGTAGTCCACCCAGATTCCGTAGGAGCCCAAGTTATGGGCGAAG GAGTTACAGTCCTCGTGGGCGGTCCCCTAGGCGCCGTAGTTTGTCACCTCGTGGACGTAGCTACAGCAGGTCACCTCCTTATCGTGGGCGTGAGGAGGTCCCATATGCTAATGG AAATGGCCTTAGGGAACGACGCAGAAGCAGAAGTTGA
- the LOC100790689 gene encoding serine/arginine-rich splicing factor 7-like isoform 2 (isoform 2 is encoded by transcript variant 2) yields MSRVYVGNLDSRVTERDLEDEFRVFGVIRSVWVARRPPGYAFIDFDDRRDAQDAIRELDGKNGWRVELSHNSRGGGGGRGGRSGGSDLKCYECGEPGHFARECRMRGGSGRRRSRSPPRFRRSPSYGRSPRGRSPRRRSLSPRGRSYSRSPPYRGREEVPYANGNGLRERRRSRS; encoded by the exons ATGTCTCGCGTGTATGTTGGTAACTTGGATTCACGAGTCACCGAGAGAGATCTCGAAGACGAATTCCGTGTTTTCGGAGTTATTCGGAG TGTTTGGGTTGCACGTAGACCACCTGGTTATGCTTTTATTGACTTTGATGACCGCAGAGATGCACAGGATGCTATCCGTGAATTGGATG GCAAGAATGGTTGGAGGGTTGAGCTTTCTCACAACTCTagaggtggaggtggtggtcGTGGTGGTCGCTCTGGTGGTTCTGATTTGAAATGTTACGAGTGTGGTGAACCTGGTCATTTTGCTCGTGAATGTCGCATGCGTGGTGGTTCAGGAAGACGCCGTAGCCGTAGTCCACCCAGATTCCGTAGGAGCCCAAGTTATGGGCGAAG TCCTCGTGGGCGGTCCCCTAGGCGCCGTAGTTTGTCACCTCGTGGACGTAGCTACAGCAGGTCACCTCCTTATCGTGGGCGTGAGGAGGTCCCATATGCTAATGG AAATGGCCTTAGGGAACGACGCAGAAGCAGAAGTTGA